One Corynebacterium yudongzhengii DNA window includes the following coding sequences:
- a CDS encoding Tex family protein gives MFAELIAEELQVRPAYVQAALDLLAEGNTVPFIARYRKEATGGLSDVELRRIEERHTYLTELEERKQTVLKAIDEQGKLDDDLRARIEAVDTKARLEDLYLPYKKRRRTRADIAREAGLEELADKLIDDPHADAQAAAGAYLTEGFETEKDALNGARAIVIDRFALDADLVGEVRDKVAEEATMRSHVVEGKEREGAKFRDYFDFSESVTTLPPHRILALLRAENEGVLTLDIDPGDDATYEQLIAERFELDTAASSWLAEVVRFGWRTKLKISSGLDMRLKLKERAEEGSLEVFAANLRDVLLAAPAGERATLGLDPGYRNGVKCAVVDRTGKVLETAIVYPHQPQKQWSQAAETLAGLCVRHGVELMAVGNGTASRETEKLAGEIATMVAQAAGTRPTPVMVSESGASVYSASEIAAAEFPDMDVSLRGAVSIARRLQDPLSELVKIDPKSIGVGQYQHDINQQALTRTLDGVVEDAVNAVGVDLNTASAPLLERVAGVTPALARNIVSHRDEHGSFTSRAQLHDVSRLGPKAFEQCAGFLRINGHDPLDASAVHPESYPVVEKMTAATGLPVDRLVGNSAALAKLKPAQFADERFGVPTITDIISELDKPGRDPRPEFRTAEFAEGLEKVSDLTPGMVLEGTVTNVAAFGAFVDVGVHQDGLVHVSAMSHSFVKDPRDVVRSGQAVKVKVMDVDVDRNRIGLSLRLDDEPGAENAPKKESRGRSGGRGRSGGRGRGGRSGGRSGGRSGAQGKKPSGSMAEALKKAGFGR, from the coding sequence ATGTTTGCAGAATTGATCGCCGAAGAATTACAGGTTCGCCCCGCCTACGTGCAGGCGGCTTTGGACCTGCTTGCAGAGGGCAACACCGTGCCCTTTATCGCCCGCTACCGCAAGGAGGCCACCGGCGGTCTGAGCGATGTCGAGCTGCGCCGGATCGAGGAACGCCACACCTACCTCACGGAGCTCGAGGAGCGGAAGCAGACGGTGCTCAAGGCCATCGACGAGCAGGGCAAGCTAGACGATGACCTGCGCGCTCGCATCGAGGCCGTCGACACTAAGGCGCGGCTGGAAGATCTCTATCTGCCGTACAAGAAGCGCCGGCGCACCCGCGCCGACATCGCCCGCGAGGCCGGGCTCGAAGAGCTTGCCGATAAGCTTATCGACGACCCCCACGCCGACGCCCAGGCCGCCGCAGGCGCCTATCTCACCGAGGGCTTCGAGACGGAGAAAGACGCCCTCAACGGCGCCCGGGCGATCGTGATCGATCGCTTCGCCCTCGACGCCGACCTGGTGGGAGAAGTCCGCGACAAAGTCGCTGAGGAGGCGACCATGCGCTCTCACGTGGTGGAAGGCAAGGAGCGCGAAGGCGCGAAGTTCCGGGACTACTTCGACTTCTCGGAATCTGTGACCACGTTGCCGCCGCACCGCATCCTCGCGCTCTTGCGCGCCGAGAACGAAGGCGTGCTCACCCTCGATATCGACCCCGGCGACGACGCCACCTACGAGCAGCTCATCGCCGAGCGCTTCGAGCTGGATACGGCGGCGTCGTCGTGGCTTGCTGAAGTCGTGCGCTTCGGCTGGCGCACCAAACTGAAGATCTCCTCGGGTTTGGATATGCGCCTCAAACTCAAAGAGCGCGCGGAGGAAGGCTCGCTCGAGGTCTTCGCTGCGAACCTGCGCGACGTCCTGCTGGCCGCTCCCGCCGGCGAGCGCGCCACGCTGGGGCTCGACCCGGGCTATCGCAACGGCGTGAAGTGCGCGGTGGTCGATCGCACCGGCAAGGTGCTCGAGACCGCGATCGTCTACCCGCACCAGCCCCAAAAGCAGTGGTCGCAGGCCGCTGAGACGCTCGCCGGGCTGTGCGTGCGCCACGGGGTGGAGCTCATGGCGGTGGGCAACGGCACCGCCAGCCGGGAAACGGAGAAGCTCGCCGGCGAGATCGCCACCATGGTGGCTCAGGCTGCGGGCACGCGCCCGACGCCGGTGATGGTCTCCGAATCGGGGGCGTCGGTGTATTCGGCCTCCGAGATCGCCGCCGCCGAGTTCCCGGACATGGACGTCTCGCTGCGCGGGGCGGTCTCCATCGCGCGGCGCCTGCAGGATCCGCTTTCGGAGCTGGTCAAGATCGACCCGAAGTCGATCGGGGTGGGGCAGTACCAGCACGACATCAACCAGCAGGCGCTCACCCGCACCCTCGACGGCGTGGTCGAAGATGCCGTCAACGCGGTGGGCGTGGATCTCAACACCGCCAGCGCCCCTCTGCTGGAAAGGGTCGCCGGGGTGACGCCTGCGCTGGCGCGCAACATCGTCAGTCACCGTGATGAGCACGGCTCTTTCACTTCGCGCGCCCAGCTTCACGACGTCTCCCGCCTCGGCCCCAAAGCCTTCGAGCAGTGTGCCGGCTTTTTGCGCATCAACGGCCACGACCCGCTCGACGCCTCGGCCGTCCACCCCGAGTCCTACCCGGTGGTGGAGAAGATGACCGCCGCGACCGGCCTGCCGGTCGATCGGCTCGTGGGCAACTCGGCGGCGCTGGCGAAGCTGAAGCCCGCACAGTTTGCCGACGAGCGCTTCGGCGTGCCCACCATCACCGACATCATCTCTGAACTGGACAAACCGGGCCGCGACCCCCGCCCGGAGTTCCGCACCGCGGAGTTTGCCGAAGGCCTGGAGAAGGTCTCCGACCTCACCCCGGGCATGGTGCTGGAGGGTACGGTGACAAACGTCGCCGCGTTCGGCGCGTTTGTCGACGTCGGCGTCCACCAAGACGGCCTCGTGCACGTCTCCGCGATGAGCCACTCTTTCGTGAAAGACCCGCGCGATGTCGTGCGCTCCGGGCAGGCGGTCAAGGTGAAGGTCATGGACGTCGACGTCGATCGCAATCGCATCGGGCTCAGCCTGCGTCTCGACGACGAGCCGGGCGCCGAGAACGCGCCGAAGAAGGAATCCCGCGGGCGCTCTGGTGGGCGTGGTCGGTCCGGTGGGCGTGGTCGGGGTGGTCGGTCTGGTGGCCGGTCCGGTGGCCGGTCCGGTGCGCAGGGCAAGAAACCCTCCGGTTCGATGGCCGAGGCGCTGAAGAAGGCCGGGTTCGGGCGCTAG
- a CDS encoding phospho-sugar mutase, whose amino-acid sequence MDLQEKVRAWIAHDPDPTTRAELQELLDHGDTDELSQRFSGPLEFGTAGLRGRIEGGENRMNIATVIRASAGVAAWLRTRVYKPRVVVGCDARHRSRDFYTATCEVLNAAGCEVIALPAEHPTPLTSFAVRHVRADAGIMITASHNPAWDNGYKVYLGGRIVDGDNGRGVQLISPADQEISAAIAATGPADSIARKADGITFAGPEIREAYLARAVSLIDVADPHVPIVVTALHGVGGDMLVEALRRAGFSAITPVAQQHEPDPDFPTVAFPNPEEDGALDLAIATARQVGARVILALDPDADRCSVAIPAGSEGQWEQLSGDTIGAILGEQAAKAGEGVMAASIVSSQVLSAIAKAHGLDYQPTLTGFKWIGRVENLVYGYEEAIGYCTDPQAVRDKDGITACLRVAELASGGDLADYLAEIDAAYGAWVTRPLTVRMDDPAEIRAKVDGLLGNPPADFGGSPVTEVADLSRGYQGVPGTAGVLLRTEEGARIVARPSGTEPKLKCYIEVIRPQRAEAVERCEQIKAELASVLGVR is encoded by the coding sequence ATGGATCTGCAGGAAAAGGTGCGCGCCTGGATCGCGCACGACCCGGATCCCACCACGCGCGCCGAGCTGCAAGAGCTTCTCGATCACGGCGATACCGACGAGCTTAGCCAGCGCTTTTCCGGGCCCCTGGAGTTCGGCACCGCCGGGCTGCGCGGGAGGATCGAAGGCGGTGAAAACCGCATGAACATCGCCACCGTCATCCGCGCGAGCGCCGGGGTGGCGGCGTGGCTGCGTACGCGCGTCTATAAGCCCAGAGTCGTGGTGGGCTGCGATGCCCGGCACCGCTCCCGCGATTTCTACACCGCCACCTGCGAGGTGCTCAACGCAGCCGGCTGCGAGGTCATCGCCTTACCCGCCGAGCACCCGACCCCGCTGACCTCCTTCGCGGTGCGCCATGTGCGCGCCGATGCCGGCATCATGATCACCGCCAGCCACAACCCGGCCTGGGACAACGGCTACAAGGTCTATCTGGGCGGGCGCATCGTCGACGGCGACAACGGCCGCGGCGTGCAGCTGATCTCGCCGGCGGATCAGGAGATCTCCGCGGCCATCGCCGCCACCGGCCCGGCTGATAGCATCGCCCGCAAAGCCGACGGCATCACCTTCGCCGGCCCCGAGATCCGCGAGGCCTACCTCGCCCGCGCGGTCTCGCTTATCGACGTCGCCGATCCGCACGTACCCATCGTCGTCACGGCACTGCATGGCGTCGGCGGCGACATGCTCGTCGAGGCCCTACGCCGCGCCGGGTTCAGCGCGATCACCCCGGTGGCGCAGCAGCACGAGCCCGACCCGGATTTTCCCACCGTGGCTTTCCCCAACCCGGAAGAAGACGGCGCACTCGACCTCGCCATTGCCACCGCCCGCCAGGTGGGAGCGCGGGTCATCCTCGCGCTCGACCCGGATGCCGATCGCTGCTCGGTGGCCATCCCCGCAGGCAGTGAAGGCCAGTGGGAACAGCTCAGCGGCGATACCATCGGCGCGATCCTCGGCGAGCAGGCGGCAAAGGCCGGCGAGGGGGTCATGGCGGCGTCCATCGTGTCCTCGCAAGTTTTGTCCGCGATCGCGAAGGCGCACGGGCTGGACTATCAGCCGACGCTCACCGGGTTCAAGTGGATCGGGCGCGTCGAGAACCTGGTCTACGGTTACGAGGAGGCCATCGGCTACTGCACCGACCCGCAGGCGGTGCGCGATAAAGACGGCATCACCGCGTGTCTGCGGGTGGCGGAGCTGGCATCAGGGGGAGATCTCGCCGACTACCTCGCCGAGATCGACGCCGCCTATGGCGCGTGGGTGACCCGCCCGCTGACCGTGCGCATGGATGACCCAGCCGAAATCCGGGCCAAAGTCGATGGACTGCTGGGAAACCCGCCGGCCGACTTCGGCGGCTCGCCGGTCACCGAGGTCGCGGACCTCTCGCGGGGATACCAGGGCGTACCCGGAACCGCCGGCGTGCTGCTGCGCACCGAGGAAGGCGCGCGCATCGTCGCCCGCCCGTCGGGCACCGAGCCGAAGCTGAAGTGCTACATCGAAGTGATCCGCCCGCAGCGCGCCGAGGCGGTGGAGCGCTGCGAGCAGATCAAGGCGGAGCTCGCTAGCGTACTCGGGGTGCGCTAG
- a CDS encoding ThiF family adenylyltransferase, with amino-acid sequence MMNTAELTRIARQLNLPGYDRAAAEKLHDARVLIVGAGGLGCPAMQALAATGLGRILLYDDDTVGATNLHRQILFTGDDVGRPKAEIAAAKLAQIQPGIDVDARVERLTSSNILDAVGEVDLVLDGSDTFATKYLVADACEITSTPLVWGTVLRYEGQLALFGGSAEAPMLRDLFPVQPPADSVPDCATAGVLGVTTSVIGSLMATEAVKYLTGIGDSVPGKVVAYDALATRFRSYMVPRDPARPAVRTLPAVSASGTAPSVDPERERLLGLLARGEARALDVREEHEKLLAEIPTGADLHLPTSQLDDTRLREVLSGIHGTVVCYCASGVRSQRVVDDYSVDGVTLVSLPGGVGSR; translated from the coding sequence ATGATGAATACCGCTGAGCTCACCCGCATCGCCCGCCAGCTCAACCTGCCCGGTTATGACCGGGCGGCCGCCGAAAAGCTTCACGACGCCCGCGTCCTCATCGTCGGCGCCGGAGGCTTGGGCTGCCCTGCGATGCAGGCGCTCGCCGCCACCGGTTTGGGCCGCATCCTGCTCTATGACGACGACACCGTCGGCGCCACCAACCTGCACCGCCAGATCCTGTTCACCGGCGATGACGTCGGGCGTCCGAAAGCCGAGATCGCGGCCGCCAAGCTCGCCCAGATCCAGCCGGGTATCGACGTCGACGCCCGCGTGGAACGCCTGACCTCGTCGAATATCCTGGATGCGGTGGGCGAGGTGGATCTGGTTCTCGACGGCTCCGATACCTTCGCCACGAAATACCTGGTGGCCGACGCCTGCGAGATCACCTCTACTCCCCTGGTGTGGGGCACCGTGCTGCGCTACGAAGGCCAGCTCGCTCTCTTCGGCGGATCCGCTGAGGCACCGATGCTGCGGGATCTCTTCCCGGTCCAGCCGCCGGCGGATTCCGTACCCGACTGCGCGACAGCCGGGGTCCTCGGTGTTACGACCTCCGTCATCGGCTCCCTCATGGCCACCGAGGCGGTGAAGTACCTCACCGGCATCGGCGACTCGGTGCCGGGAAAGGTCGTGGCCTACGACGCGCTCGCGACGCGTTTCCGTAGTTATATGGTGCCACGCGATCCGGCGCGCCCAGCGGTACGCACACTTCCGGCTGTTTCTGCGTCGGGCACTGCGCCGAGCGTGGATCCGGAACGGGAGCGCCTCCTCGGGTTGCTGGCCCGCGGTGAGGCCCGGGCGCTGGATGTGCGCGAAGAGCACGAGAAGCTGCTGGCCGAGATCCCCACCGGTGCTGACCTCCACCTGCCGACCTCACAACTAGATGACACCCGCCTGCGCGAGGTCCTTTCCGGCATCCACGGCACGGTGGTCTGCTACTGCGCCTCCGGGGTGCGCAGCCAGCGCGTGGTCGACGACTACTCCGTCGACGGGGTCACGTTGGTCAGCCTGCCCGGTGGTGTCGGCTCGAGGTGA
- the deoD gene encoding purine-nucleoside phosphorylase: MPTTTASTPHINPDGAPIAETVLLPGDPLRAKFIAEHYLDDIVQFNSVRNMLGFTGTYQGHEVSVMGSGMGIPSISLYAYELIHTFGAQKLIRVGSCGSMRRDIGLYEIIVAQGACTDSNFLEQYDIPGTFAPLASWRLLKALVDDADARGITTHVGNIFSADAFYNVDDTSIDRWARMGVLGTEMESAGLYAVAAHAGVDALGLFTVSDNLYTGEQTSPAERETAFTQMMELALPLAAI; this comes from the coding sequence ATGCCGACTACCACGGCCTCCACCCCACACATCAACCCCGACGGCGCCCCCATCGCCGAGACCGTCCTGCTGCCCGGCGACCCGCTGCGCGCGAAGTTCATCGCCGAGCACTACCTCGACGATATCGTCCAGTTCAATTCCGTGCGCAACATGCTCGGCTTCACCGGCACCTACCAGGGACACGAGGTCTCGGTGATGGGCTCGGGCATGGGCATTCCGTCGATCAGCCTGTACGCCTACGAGCTGATCCACACCTTCGGCGCTCAGAAACTCATCCGCGTGGGCTCCTGCGGCTCCATGCGCCGGGACATCGGCCTCTACGAGATCATCGTCGCCCAGGGCGCCTGCACGGACTCGAACTTCCTCGAGCAGTACGACATCCCGGGCACCTTCGCGCCCCTGGCCTCCTGGCGCCTGCTCAAAGCACTTGTCGACGACGCCGATGCCCGCGGCATCACCACCCACGTGGGCAACATCTTCTCGGCGGATGCGTTCTACAACGTCGACGACACCTCGATCGACCGGTGGGCGCGCATGGGTGTGCTCGGCACCGAGATGGAATCGGCCGGCCTCTATGCCGTCGCCGCCCACGCCGGCGTGGACGCGCTCGGTCTCTTCACCGTCTCTGATAACCTCTACACCGGCGAGCAGACCTCCCCGGCCGAGCGGGAGACCGCGTTTACCCAGATGATGGAACTCGCCCTTCCCCTGGCGGCGATCTAG
- the trmD gene encoding tRNA (guanosine(37)-N1)-methyltransferase TrmD, translated as MRIDVITIFPDYLEPLRHALLGKAIEDGHLTVGIHDLRRWATGTHRSVDAPPAGGGPGMVMKPEVWGRALDDVAAGATEGTTLTSAEAHRAGPRHDELVGVDKHYSDGAPGEKPLLLVPTPTGTPFTQADAQAFSREEHIVFACGRYEGIDQRVFVDAEKRYRVREVSIGDYVLIGGEVAVLAITEAVARLIPGVLGNQASHLEDTFSDGLLEAPSYTKPRSWRGLDIPEVLLSGDHQKIAAWRRAQSLQRTKKVRPELLEQAELTDKDRFVLYARDVHTELTVLIDETRWEKIAAKLAKKLRRDNYHVSAIHAETIDSACEPLWRITINGRSERELGELTRLVAKHLPAGTAWYGTSDYGHAGPTSA; from the coding sequence ATGCGCATCGACGTCATCACCATCTTCCCCGACTACCTCGAACCCCTACGCCACGCCCTTTTGGGCAAAGCCATCGAGGACGGGCACCTCACCGTCGGCATCCATGACCTGCGCCGCTGGGCCACGGGCACGCACCGCTCGGTCGACGCCCCACCGGCCGGCGGCGGGCCCGGCATGGTCATGAAACCGGAGGTCTGGGGTAGAGCACTTGACGACGTTGCCGCAGGCGCCACGGAAGGTACCACCCTGACCAGCGCGGAGGCGCACCGTGCGGGGCCGCGTCACGACGAGCTGGTAGGCGTCGATAAGCACTACTCCGACGGCGCGCCGGGCGAGAAACCGCTGCTTTTAGTGCCCACGCCCACCGGCACTCCCTTCACCCAGGCCGACGCGCAGGCATTCTCCCGCGAGGAGCACATCGTGTTCGCCTGCGGGCGCTACGAAGGCATTGACCAGCGCGTCTTCGTCGACGCCGAGAAGCGCTACCGAGTGCGCGAGGTCTCCATCGGTGATTATGTCCTCATCGGCGGCGAGGTCGCGGTGCTGGCGATCACCGAGGCCGTCGCCCGCCTCATCCCCGGGGTGCTGGGCAACCAGGCCTCGCACCTCGAGGACACGTTTTCTGACGGCCTGTTGGAAGCCCCCAGTTATACGAAGCCGCGCAGCTGGCGTGGGCTTGACATCCCGGAGGTGCTGCTTTCCGGCGATCACCAGAAGATCGCCGCGTGGCGACGCGCCCAGTCCCTCCAGCGCACCAAGAAGGTGCGCCCCGAGCTGCTCGAGCAGGCAGAGCTCACAGACAAAGACCGCTTTGTTCTCTATGCCCGGGATGTCCACACCGAGCTCACCGTGCTCATCGATGAGACACGCTGGGAGAAGATCGCCGCCAAGCTGGCGAAGAAACTGCGCCGCGACAACTACCACGTCAGCGCCATCCACGCCGAGACCATCGATTCCGCCTGCGAGCCCTTGTGGCGGATCACCATCAACGGCCGCTCGGAGCGGGAGCTGGGGGAGCTGACGCGGCTCGTCGCCAAGCACCTACCCGCGGGCACCGCCTGGTACGGCACCTCGGACTACGGGCATGCCGGGCCTACGAGCGCTTGA
- a CDS encoding thiazole synthase, which yields MTIADQTFRSHLIMGTGGASSHELLERSLKASQTELTTVAMRRYEARTSSGGESVFELLRRLNIAFLPNTAGCRTARDAVITARLAREALDTSWVKLEVIADEHTLLPDVVETIDACEQLVDEGFTVLAYTSDDPVAAQHLEDVGAAAVMPLGAPIGTGLGVLNPHNIELICSRASVPVIIDAGIGTASDAALAMELGCSGVLLASAINRCQDPEAMAHAMRHAVEAGYLARQAGRIPQRQHAQASSTFDGLASWADEVL from the coding sequence CTGACGATCGCTGATCAAACCTTCCGCTCCCATCTCATCATGGGCACCGGCGGCGCAAGCTCGCACGAGCTGCTCGAGCGCTCGCTGAAAGCGTCGCAGACGGAGCTGACCACCGTCGCGATGCGGCGCTACGAAGCCCGCACCTCCTCCGGCGGCGAGAGCGTCTTCGAGCTGCTCCGGCGCCTCAACATCGCGTTTCTGCCGAACACCGCCGGCTGCCGCACCGCCCGCGACGCCGTCATCACCGCCCGCCTCGCCCGCGAAGCCCTCGACACCTCCTGGGTGAAACTCGAGGTCATCGCCGATGAGCACACGCTGTTGCCGGATGTCGTCGAGACGATCGACGCCTGCGAGCAGCTTGTCGACGAAGGCTTCACCGTCCTCGCCTACACCTCGGACGATCCGGTTGCAGCGCAGCACTTAGAAGACGTCGGCGCCGCTGCGGTCATGCCTTTAGGCGCGCCGATCGGCACCGGGCTGGGGGTGCTCAACCCCCACAACATCGAGTTAATCTGCTCGCGCGCGTCCGTGCCAGTGATCATCGACGCCGGTATCGGCACCGCCAGCGACGCCGCGCTCGCGATGGAGCTCGGCTGCAGCGGTGTGCTGCTGGCCAGCGCGATCAACCGCTGCCAGGACCCGGAGGCGATGGCGCACGCGATGCGCCACGCCGTCGAGGCCGGATACCTCGCCCGCCAGGCAGGCCGCATCCCGCAGCGCCAGCACGCCCAGGCCTCGTCCACCTTCGACGGGCTCGCCAGCTGGGCCGACGAGGTGCTCTAA
- a CDS encoding MFS transporter has translation MRTLNPKRAVPVLLFVFLFALIIDNGFKFMSLPISEDLGLDVTTVSLQATIPGILIGIGAVVYAALADSLSFRKLLNVGIALIAIGSLIGFFGQDSFAWVLAGRIIQTSGLAAAETLYVIYVTKFLSEKDQKTYLGFSTSMFQLGMLFGTLTSGFIATYVSWTAMFLVSLIAVAAIPFIHKLVPETIQVKNHLDIFGLLLIAVIATSVMMFMQNFTVFWLIPLILGIGVFTWHVRSHDKALVRPEFFTNGRYVSVLLVVLIVYSTQLALTFLFPFVLSELHDWSLDQASLLFAPGYAVGALVGALSGVYAKALSTRATVILGLVQVIVAFVLGAVFIDSSAWILAASIILLSSGFATMYAPLVNTALRDIPAEKSGIAIGFYNLTINIAIPVGIAYVAALMELFPADAAGSAAVLWVVAAIAGVGAVVYILSDSVLTKKEARRSSAPRVR, from the coding sequence ATGCGCACCCTCAATCCCAAGCGCGCCGTTCCGGTCCTGCTGTTTGTGTTCCTTTTCGCCCTCATCATCGACAACGGCTTCAAGTTCATGTCGTTGCCGATTTCGGAGGACCTCGGCCTCGACGTCACCACGGTCAGCCTGCAGGCGACGATCCCGGGCATCCTCATCGGCATCGGCGCGGTGGTCTACGCCGCGCTGGCGGACTCTCTGAGCTTCCGCAAGCTGCTCAACGTCGGTATCGCGCTCATCGCTATCGGCTCGCTCATCGGGTTTTTCGGCCAGGATTCCTTCGCCTGGGTGCTCGCCGGCCGCATCATCCAGACCTCGGGTCTGGCCGCGGCGGAGACGCTCTATGTCATCTACGTCACCAAGTTCTTAAGCGAGAAGGACCAGAAGACCTACCTCGGGTTTTCTACGTCGATGTTCCAGCTCGGCATGCTCTTCGGCACGCTGACCAGTGGCTTCATTGCCACCTACGTGTCCTGGACCGCGATGTTTTTGGTCTCGCTCATCGCGGTGGCGGCCATCCCGTTTATCCACAAGCTGGTCCCGGAGACCATTCAGGTGAAAAACCACCTGGATATCTTTGGCCTGCTGCTCATCGCCGTCATCGCCACCTCGGTGATGATGTTCATGCAGAACTTCACCGTCTTCTGGCTCATCCCCTTGATCTTGGGCATCGGGGTCTTCACCTGGCACGTCCGCAGCCACGACAAGGCGCTGGTGCGCCCGGAGTTCTTCACCAACGGCCGCTATGTCTCGGTGCTTCTCGTGGTGCTCATCGTCTACTCGACCCAGCTGGCGTTGACCTTCCTCTTCCCCTTCGTGCTCAGCGAGCTGCACGACTGGTCGCTGGACCAGGCCTCCCTGCTCTTCGCCCCGGGCTATGCCGTCGGCGCGCTCGTCGGCGCACTGTCCGGGGTCTACGCGAAGGCCCTGAGCACGCGGGCGACCGTCATCCTAGGTTTGGTGCAGGTGATCGTGGCCTTCGTCCTCGGCGCGGTGTTCATCGACTCCTCAGCGTGGATCCTGGCAGCCTCGATCATCCTATTGTCCTCGGGCTTTGCGACGATGTACGCCCCACTCGTCAACACCGCCCTGCGCGACATCCCGGCCGAGAAATCCGGCATCGCGATCGGTTTCTACAACCTGACTATCAACATCGCCATCCCGGTGGGCATCGCGTATGTGGCCGCGCTCATGGAGCTCTTCCCCGCCGACGCCGCCGGCTCCGCCGCCGTTTTGTGGGTGGTGGCGGCCATCGCCGGCGTCGGCGCGGTGGTCTATATCCTCAGCGACTCGGTGCTGACCAAAAAGGAGGCGCGGCGTTCTAGCGCACCCCGAGTACGCTAG
- a CDS encoding cryptochrome/photolyase family protein gives MPGRHLLWLRDDLRLHDNNALAALAGTDITALYIVESTARPLGAASRWWLHHSLNALAKDLADFDIPLYVRAGDPREIISSFQPRTLAFHRRYHQPLQEIDEEISASLKASGTTVHAVEGFLLGEPDEVLTTNGTYYRVFTPFSRRLAEHIDPTPPLGAPTVRGEGVRLERTRAEIDEHLPLEPWSDKLNQHWTPGEKGAHIALKRFDPADYEHDRDIPARRGTSRLSPHLRFGEIAPQRVWHDVDDPGFRRQLMWRDFAWHRLHHRPHLRTENVRSEFNRFPWRWPKDPGAAEDLRAWQRGETGIALVDAGMRELWATGYQHNRVRMITASFLTKNLRLHWRLGEQWFWDTLVDADDASNPFNWQWVAGCGDDAAPYFRIFNPVTQARRFDRDERYRRRWAPEFFDGAESEAPEPIVDLRESRAEALAAYDLIKRS, from the coding sequence ATGCCCGGTAGACACCTCCTGTGGTTGCGCGATGATCTGCGTCTCCACGACAACAACGCCCTCGCCGCCCTCGCCGGCACTGATATCACGGCGCTCTACATCGTAGAATCCACCGCCCGCCCGCTGGGAGCGGCGAGCCGCTGGTGGCTGCATCATTCGCTCAACGCGCTTGCGAAAGACCTCGCCGATTTTGATATCCCCCTTTACGTGCGCGCCGGCGATCCGCGCGAGATCATCTCCTCCTTTCAGCCGCGTACGCTGGCGTTTCACCGGCGCTACCACCAGCCGCTGCAAGAGATCGACGAAGAGATCTCGGCCTCCCTGAAAGCCAGCGGCACGACCGTGCATGCCGTCGAGGGTTTCCTCCTCGGCGAGCCGGACGAGGTGCTCACCACCAACGGCACCTACTACCGCGTGTTCACCCCGTTTTCTCGCCGCCTGGCAGAACACATCGACCCCACCCCACCGCTCGGAGCACCCACAGTCCGGGGCGAAGGCGTACGCTTGGAGCGCACCCGCGCAGAAATCGACGAGCATTTACCCCTAGAACCCTGGAGCGACAAGCTCAACCAGCACTGGACACCCGGCGAGAAGGGCGCGCACATAGCGCTTAAACGCTTCGATCCCGCCGACTACGAGCACGACCGCGATATCCCCGCCCGCCGCGGCACCAGCCGCCTGTCGCCGCACCTGCGCTTCGGCGAGATAGCGCCGCAGCGGGTATGGCATGACGTCGACGACCCCGGTTTTCGCCGGCAGCTGATGTGGCGGGATTTCGCCTGGCACCGGCTGCACCACCGCCCGCATCTCAGAACCGAGAACGTCCGCAGCGAGTTCAACCGCTTTCCCTGGCGCTGGCCAAAAGATCCCGGCGCGGCCGAGGACCTGCGCGCCTGGCAGCGCGGCGAGACGGGGATCGCGCTCGTCGACGCCGGGATGCGCGAGCTGTGGGCGACCGGCTACCAGCACAACCGCGTGCGTATGATCACCGCGTCTTTTCTCACTAAGAACCTGCGCCTGCACTGGAGGTTGGGGGAACAGTGGTTCTGGGACACCCTCGTCGACGCCGATGATGCCTCAAACCCCTTCAACTGGCAGTGGGTCGCCGGCTGCGGTGATGACGCGGCGCCGTATTTCCGCATCTTCAACCCCGTCACCCAGGCCCGCCGCTTCGACCGCGACGAGCGCTACCGCCGCCGCTGGGCGCCGGAGTTCTTCGACGGAGCAGAATCAGAGGCACCGGAGCCGATCGTGGATCTGCGCGAATCCCGCGCCGAGGCGCTCGCCGCCTATGACCTCATCAAGCGCTCGTAG
- the rimM gene encoding ribosome maturation factor RimM (Essential for efficient processing of 16S rRNA): protein MELMIGKVIKTHGVRGEVAVEVTTDNPDVRFAVGEVLYGRQGTREKELTIASTRPHKGRLLITFEEIPDRTAAESLRGLQFFAEPLDDDEDEGFYDHELEGLAVIHEGQRIGEITGVTHTVNRAILEVRLSGGKEAMIPFVDEMVPDIDLEAGHVVVTPPEGLLDL, encoded by the coding sequence ATGGAACTCATGATCGGCAAGGTGATCAAAACCCACGGCGTGCGCGGAGAGGTCGCCGTCGAGGTCACCACGGATAACCCGGACGTGCGCTTCGCCGTCGGCGAGGTACTTTACGGACGCCAGGGCACGCGCGAGAAAGAACTCACCATCGCCTCCACCCGCCCGCACAAGGGCCGCCTGCTGATCACCTTCGAGGAAATCCCCGACCGCACCGCCGCCGAAAGCCTGCGGGGTCTGCAGTTTTTCGCCGAGCCTTTAGATGACGACGAGGACGAAGGCTTCTACGACCACGAGCTCGAAGGCCTGGCCGTCATCCACGAAGGCCAGCGCATCGGTGAGATCACCGGGGTGACCCACACCGTCAACCGCGCGATCCTCGAGGTCCGCCTCAGTGGCGGCAAAGAAGCGATGATCCCCTTCGTCGACGAGATGGTCCCCGACATCGACTTAGAGGCCGGACACGTGGTGGTCACCCCGCCCGAAGGCCTTCTGGATCTCTAG